The Candidatus Neomarinimicrobiota bacterium genome has a segment encoding these proteins:
- a CDS encoding insulinase family protein, with product MKKTTISFALMLTISAGMAAQPGVSIHKLNNGMDVLLIENKALPMVGVNVIIKTGSAYETYETSGMSHMLEHLLFNGTTTRTQRELYDATDLIGGYNNANTGDYYTNFMMVMPAEHKIAGMEIQADMLFNSILPEEKFEKEKGIVLEEIAQSLSKPATQMEYNLSAELYRGHSLSLPTLGTYATIEHMTRDAVNHYYQSTYRPNNMILSAIGNFDSATMLEDINRIYGSAAPGSIFRPTDSILKTGMTKPVATPLSESSWLDRYYGGEVPTLHQIYPLENKYPKGFMPLLEMALKDIQPTMETNLKEAWPETVDGLSIQIHSSPIANYVELKLNLKNEDNARKISNELNRAINKTKFRIASTTLASMATKEKTAFLQNVEKPHMFGIYNAFDLAVSGIDGVLDLPTARDFSEAAGALKYFRMKMEPTVIFHHAQSAESAGVSGEIKTSLVQSPEKGMGLIVRQNPGSELLAIHYLFKYKSAYEAEFGKDAAKYLHDCFGQRMKSTEKLAESQKFGLKFTVNDNPWIPMDNIYLHPDFGYIRVEGLANNIVGTIAFLKAEMNGFIPTSEEFNIARGKFSQSMMHGSKDKAKDLFDALVDSTLYGSAAKENEKALSYESLVEFARVYFSPDNRVVSVVSPKAEDVVSRLLLAGSNSPAKTYPLTEKSYLKPATPVTIDVPGGGERTYLFWGYVKDIETGDEAALKALGLILSDKITFDVREKQGLVYRMTATSAVRDNKALFYMSLGTRPQNAEILLPQFESLMSKKTLGQLSEDDVQKTINMYLGRMMFRRLSSINQAYYLGTSLFFEDDMNHDQTFLDALKAVTLEDVNRVADKYLSPENAISIVVR from the coding sequence ATGAAAAAAACCACAATCTCTTTTGCACTCATGCTCACGATATCAGCAGGGATGGCTGCTCAACCAGGTGTTTCCATTCACAAGCTTAATAACGGTATGGATGTCCTGCTCATCGAAAACAAAGCCCTGCCCATGGTGGGCGTAAATGTGATTATCAAAACGGGTTCCGCTTATGAGACCTATGAAACCAGCGGTATGAGTCACATGCTGGAACACCTCCTGTTCAATGGCACCACGACCAGAACACAAAGGGAGCTCTATGATGCCACAGACCTGATAGGGGGCTACAACAACGCCAATACAGGTGACTATTACACTAATTTTATGATGGTCATGCCTGCTGAACACAAGATTGCCGGCATGGAAATTCAGGCTGACATGTTGTTTAACTCAATCCTGCCCGAAGAAAAGTTTGAAAAAGAAAAGGGCATTGTGCTTGAGGAAATAGCACAGAGTCTTTCCAAGCCTGCAACCCAGATGGAATACAATCTATCTGCTGAATTGTATCGAGGTCACTCGCTTTCCCTGCCAACCCTGGGAACCTATGCCACCATTGAACACATGACCCGGGATGCAGTGAACCATTATTACCAATCAACCTATCGCCCCAACAACATGATCCTTAGCGCCATTGGAAATTTTGATTCTGCCACCATGCTGGAGGACATCAATAGAATTTATGGGTCGGCAGCACCGGGCTCAATTTTTAGACCTACAGACTCTATTTTGAAAACAGGCATGACCAAACCAGTCGCCACACCCTTGTCTGAGTCCAGCTGGTTGGACAGATATTATGGCGGAGAAGTTCCCACCCTCCATCAGATCTATCCTCTGGAAAATAAGTACCCCAAGGGCTTCATGCCGCTTTTGGAAATGGCCCTTAAGGACATTCAGCCCACAATGGAAACCAACCTCAAGGAAGCCTGGCCAGAAACAGTCGATGGCCTTTCCATACAAATCCATTCCAGCCCCATCGCCAATTATGTCGAGCTAAAGCTAAATCTGAAAAATGAAGACAATGCCAGGAAGATCAGTAATGAACTCAACCGGGCCATAAACAAAACCAAATTCAGAATTGCCTCAACCACCCTGGCATCCATGGCCACCAAAGAAAAGACGGCTTTTCTCCAGAATGTTGAAAAGCCCCATATGTTTGGGATTTACAATGCCTTTGATCTGGCAGTTTCCGGTATCGATGGGGTTCTGGATCTTCCAACCGCCAGAGACTTCAGTGAAGCTGCCGGTGCTTTGAAATATTTCAGAATGAAAATGGAGCCCACAGTCATCTTCCACCATGCTCAAAGTGCTGAATCAGCTGGCGTTTCAGGCGAGATAAAGACCAGCCTGGTTCAATCACCTGAAAAAGGCATGGGTCTTATCGTTCGTCAGAACCCTGGCTCAGAACTGCTGGCCATTCATTACCTTTTTAAATATAAATCAGCATATGAAGCTGAGTTTGGTAAAGATGCCGCCAAATATCTCCATGATTGTTTTGGTCAACGCATGAAGAGCACGGAAAAACTGGCTGAGAGTCAAAAATTCGGTCTGAAATTTACGGTTAATGACAATCCCTGGATTCCCATGGATAACATCTATCTCCATCCTGACTTTGGATATATCCGTGTTGAGGGACTGGCCAATAATATTGTTGGCACCATTGCCTTTTTGAAGGCGGAGATGAATGGTTTTATACCCACTTCAGAAGAGTTCAATATTGCCCGGGGAAAATTCTCTCAATCCATGATGCATGGCAGCAAGGACAAAGCAAAAGACCTCTTTGATGCCCTGGTTGATTCAACCCTGTATGGATCTGCAGCAAAGGAGAATGAAAAGGCCCTGAGTTATGAAAGTCTTGTTGAATTCGCTCGGGTCTATTTCAGCCCGGACAATCGTGTGGTCAGCGTGGTATCTCCCAAAGCGGAAGATGTGGTCTCCAGGCTGCTTCTTGCAGGCTCAAATTCACCAGCTAAAACATATCCCCTGACGGAAAAATCATATCTCAAACCAGCCACCCCTGTCACCATAGATGTTCCTGGTGGCGGTGAGCGCACCTATCTGTTTTGGGGTTATGTAAAAGACATTGAAACGGGTGACGAAGCAGCACTGAAAGCTCTCGGTCTTATATTGTCTGATAAAATTACGTTTGATGTTCGGGAAAAACAGGGCCTGGTTTATCGCATGACAGCCACATCAGCAGTCCGGGATAACAAGGCACTCTTCTATATGAGTCTGGGCACACGTCCCCAGAACGCTGAAATTCTCCTGCCTCAATTCGAATCCCTTATGAGCAAAAAGACTCTGGGTCAGTTAAGTGAAGATGACGTTCAGAAAACCATCAACATGTATCTTGGACGCATGATGTTTAGACGCCTGTCCAGTATCAACCAGGCCTATTATCTGGGAACGTCACTTTTCTTTGAGGATGACATGAATCATGACCAGACTTTTCTGGATGCCCTCAAGGCTGTCACCCTTGAAGATGTGAATCGTGTTGCCGACAAATATCTATCCCCAGAAAACGCCATTTCTATTGTAGTGAGGTAA
- a CDS encoding 2,3-bisphosphoglycerate-independent phosphoglycerate mutase encodes MKPVVLIVLDGVGYTERIEGNAVLAANTPNLDAYRKKYPRSLLGASGEAVGLPAGFQGSSEVGHLSMGAGKVVIQELKRINDQLESGQIYNSALWKAMMQQWQARESTFHLFGLLQDEGVHAHYDHLFKFIRQASAEYPAGKIVIHPFLDGRDTPPRSALEHLSKLEGVIAEFQNVSIGTLMGRYYGMDRGKVWEITDRAYACIVSGKGRPMTSAGDAIQSSWENDKTPSGEDMFDEYIEPFVMEGYTGIHDGDVVLHTNYRQDRATQLTLAFTAKDYPGTPKVKLDIIYAGMTAYYDGFENFLLADAGGADSEPSVTVGQLIAEAGLHQLRMAETQKFPHVTSFFNGKLTTPYKNEDREELKGRFDPASFADHPEMEAYRVTERFLEKLDEDKYDFIMVNYANGDMVGHTGNFDAGVKAVEVLDECIAQIIPAILARDGQILMTADHGNVDQMLDYETGAVRTSHSLNPVELLYIADESHLNVELSDGCLSDIGVTVLALLGIEAPPEMGARVLITPQ; translated from the coding sequence ATGAAACCAGTTGTACTTATCGTTCTCGATGGTGTGGGTTACACCGAAAGAATTGAAGGCAATGCCGTTCTGGCAGCCAATACTCCCAATCTTGATGCATACCGTAAAAAATACCCTCGTAGCCTCCTGGGAGCTTCTGGAGAAGCAGTAGGCCTCCCTGCAGGCTTTCAAGGCTCCAGCGAAGTGGGGCACTTGAGCATGGGTGCCGGCAAGGTTGTGATTCAGGAACTAAAACGCATCAATGATCAACTGGAAAGTGGTCAGATCTACAACAGTGCTCTATGGAAGGCCATGATGCAGCAGTGGCAGGCCAGGGAATCCACCTTCCATCTTTTTGGTTTGTTACAGGATGAGGGTGTCCATGCTCACTACGACCATCTCTTTAAATTTATTCGTCAGGCCAGCGCAGAGTATCCAGCAGGCAAAATAGTCATTCACCCATTTTTAGATGGACGTGACACACCGCCACGTTCAGCTCTTGAACATTTAAGTAAGCTTGAAGGTGTCATAGCAGAATTTCAAAATGTCTCCATTGGCACCCTCATGGGCCGCTACTATGGTATGGATAGAGGCAAGGTCTGGGAAATAACAGATCGAGCCTATGCATGTATCGTTTCAGGCAAGGGCCGTCCCATGACCTCTGCCGGAGATGCCATTCAATCCTCCTGGGAAAATGATAAAACCCCTAGTGGTGAAGACATGTTTGATGAATATATCGAACCCTTTGTCATGGAAGGTTATACAGGGATTCATGATGGTGATGTCGTGTTGCACACCAATTACCGACAGGATCGGGCGACCCAATTAACCCTGGCATTTACGGCAAAAGACTATCCCGGAACCCCCAAAGTAAAGCTGGATATTATCTATGCTGGTATGACGGCCTATTATGATGGTTTTGAAAACTTTCTACTGGCTGACGCTGGTGGAGCTGACTCTGAACCCTCAGTCACTGTCGGTCAACTCATTGCTGAGGCAGGTCTGCACCAGTTGCGTATGGCTGAGACCCAGAAATTTCCCCATGTCACAAGCTTCTTTAATGGCAAGCTGACCACTCCCTATAAAAATGAAGATCGGGAAGAATTAAAGGGTCGTTTTGACCCCGCCAGCTTTGCCGATCATCCTGAAATGGAAGCCTATCGGGTAACCGAGCGATTTTTAGAAAAACTTGATGAAGATAAGTATGATTTTATCATGGTGAATTATGCCAATGGTGATATGGTGGGACATACTGGCAATTTTGATGCAGGCGTGAAGGCCGTTGAGGTTCTGGATGAATGTATTGCCCAGATTATCCCGGCAATATTAGCCCGAGATGGGCAGATACTCATGACAGCGGACCATGGCAATGTGGATCAGATGCTTGATTATGAGACTGGAGCGGTAAGGACCAGTCATAGCCTCAATCCCGTGGAGTTGCTGTATATCGCCGATGAATCCCATTTGAATGTGGAATTGTCTGACGGATGTCTGTCTGACATTGGCGTCACCGTCCTGGCTCTCCTGGGTATTGAAGCACCCCCTGAAATGGGTGCCAGGGTATTGATCACCCCCCAATAA